The following proteins are co-located in the Solanum pennellii chromosome 1, SPENNV200 genome:
- the LOC107002595 gene encoding histone acetyltransferase HAC1-like isoform X1, with protein sequence MNLQHMSGQISGQVPNQSGTSLPGLPQQSGNPLTMQMQNPVVHSNVLNMEPDFSRARIFISNKIYDYLMQRQQSHEKPPKKVMDIVKRLEEGLFKSASSKEEYLNQATLENRLHVLIKSLRMNNQNQRFPRVNSSGSIGTMIPTPGMTQSANSALIGTSSVDSSMAAGSTIASSAGSFLPMANVSSSGCLTNGYQQPTSNFLVSSGGNNLVPSMSGQRMTSQMIPTPGFNASGGANLNSNTNAQSSLNLDSTNSIAALPSVDSMNVSQPLQQKQHVAAQNSRILHTVGSHVGGGIRSGFQNRSYGQSTGPLNGGGLGMIGNNLHLVNGSASEGYISATTYGNSPKSLPQHFDQQHQPLMQGDRYGISHADTSGSGNLCLPVSSVGMVMNNQKPGAVALQSISRTNSPLITNQSNLTASGQMPNVKVQPADQSTKMNYQSQHSLGDNHLSSYQHQHSQQPPQQFQEQHQLVQPQLQQKLQNQQHQTLSRSNAFAQAQLPSDIGIQVKSEHGNHDEAQHSRVNAEQFQFSDMDQFQPNSIEDHSKDAVFQGQWYSKSQDGSQIPGSFSDKQNVQEELYQRTSRKEEAYPNNLCTERSPIGQPVGNGAVATNNASSSICRFNHLPRERQYFNQQKWLLFLTHARGCSAPEGKCAEKNCIKAQKLVKHMERCSTFECQYPRCPATRDLINHYRRCRDLNCPVCIPVRKFVRAQQKVARPGCNSDMPSSANGTCRSYGTGEIASRLTAKQGSVPVQTEDLQYSVKRPKIEQPSQSLIVETENCFMSVTASESHVTQNAQPIEQHGNAVAMKSEVTDAMMEIPAKAVLVSPRSIDIRNDNLDGSCIRKSDGDSVVSSNAACLVKQENVKTEMDIVQPKQENMSAPSESTSGSKSGKPTIKGVSMTELFTPEQVREHIIGLRRWVGQTKAKAEKNQAMEHSMSENSCQLCAVEKLNFEPPPIYCTPCGARIKRNAMYYTIGTGDTRHYFCIPCYNEARGDTINVDGTTIPKARMEKKKNDEETEEWWVQCDKCEAWQHQICALFNGRRNDGGQAEYTCPNCYIIEVERGERKPLPQSAVLGAKDLPRTCLSDHIEVRLDRVLKDDRQKRAEREGKSYDEVPGAEGLVVRVVSSVDKKLEVKSRFLEVFQEENYPLEFPYKSKVLLLFQKIEGVEVCLFGMYVQEFGSECAQPNHRRVYLSYLDSVKYFRPEIKAASGEALRTYVYHEILIGYLEYCKKRGFSSCYIWACPPLKGEDYILYCHPEIQKTPKSDKLREWYLSMLRKAVKEKIVVDLTNLFDHFFTTTGECKAKITAARLPYFDGDYWPGAAEDMIFQLQQEEDGRKHHKKGAMKKTISKRALKASGQSDLSGNATKDILLMHKLGETISPMKEDFIMVHLQHACTHCCILMVSGNRWVCKQCKNFQLCDKCYEVEQKLEARERHPLYHKDIHMLYPTEIDDVPADTKDPDEILESEFFDTRQAFLSLCQGNHYQYDTLRRAKHSSMMVLYHLHNPTAPAFVTTCNICHLDIETGQGWRCETCPDYDVCNACYQKDGGVDHPHKLTHHPSIAERDAQNKEARQQRVLQLRKMLDLLVHASQCRSSHCQYPNCRKVKGLFRHGIQCKVRASGGCVLCKKMWYLLQLHARACKVSECHVPRCRDLKEHLRRLQQQADSRRRAAVMEMMRQRAAEVANSAG encoded by the exons atgaatttgCAGCATATGTCCGGGCAGATCTCAGGGCAGGTTCCAAATCAAAGTGGCACTTCTCTGCCTGGGCTACCCCAGCAGAGTGGAAATCCTCTTACTATGCAGATGCAAAATCCGGTTGTCCATAGCAATGTGCTAAATATGGAGCCTGATTTCTCGAGAGCTCggatttttatatcaaataagAT CTACGATTATCTAATGCAGCGGCAGCAATCCCATGAGAAACCTCCAAAGAAGGTTATGGATATAGTTAAACGCTTGGAGGAGGGCTTGTTTAAAAGTGCTTCATCAAAG GAAGAGTATTTGAATCAAGCAACTTTGGAGAACCGGTTACATGTCCTGATTAAAAGCCTCCGGATGAACAACCAGAACCAGCGATTCCCTCGTGTTAATTCTTCTGGCTCCATTGGTACAATGATACCAACACCAGGCATGACACAAAGTGCGAATTCAGCCCTGATTGGAACATCATCTGTTGACAGTTCCATGGCTGCTGGCAGTACCATTGCATCCTCTGCGGGAAGCTTCTTGCCAATGGCTAATGTGTCTTCCAGTG GGTGTTTGACAAATGGATATCAACAGCCAACTTCCAATTTCTTGGTCAGTTCGGGTGGGAATAATTTGGTACCATCAATGAGTGGGCAAAGAATGACAAGCCAAATGATCCCCACTCCAGGGTTTAATGCCAGTGGTGGTGCTAATTTGAATAGCAACACTAACGCACAGTCTTCCCTGAATTTGGACTCAACCAATAGTATTGCTGCACTTCCTAGTGTTGATTCCATGAATGTTTCACAGCCTCTGCAACAAAAGCAGCATGTTGCTGCTCAAAACAGCCGTATACTCCATACAGTTGGCAGCCATGTGGGTGGTGGAATCAGGTCAGGATTTCAGAATAGATCCTATGGACAGTCAACTGGGCCTCTTAATGGAGGGGGACTTGGAATGATTGGAAACAATTTGCACTTGGTGAATGGTTCAGCATCTGAGGGCTATATATCAGCAACCACGTATGGGAACTCCCCAAAGTCATTGCCGCAGCACTTTGATCAACAGCATCAACCATTAATGCAAG GTGATAGATATGGTATCAGTCATGCAGATACTTCGGGGTCTGGAAACTTATGTCTTCCTGTTTCTTCTGTGGGAATGGTCATGAATAATCAAAAACCGGGTGCTGTAGCCTTACAGTCCATCTCCAGAACAAACTCTCCGTTGATTACCAATCAGTCAAACTTGACTGCCTCTGGGCAAATGCCAAATGTAAAGGTTCAACCAGCTGATCAGTCAACGAAAATGAACTATCAGTCCCAGCATTCACTGGGTGATAACCATTTATCTTCCTATcagcatcaacattctcaacagCCACCTCAGCAGTTCCAGGAGCAACATCAACTTGTTCAACCTCAACTCCAACAGAAGCTGCAAAATCAGCAGCACCAAACTTTGTCAAGGAGCAATGCTTTTGCTCAAGCTCAGCTTCCTTCTGATATTGGTATTCAGGTAAAGTCTGAGCATGGAAATCATGATGAAGCTCAACATTCCCGGGTCAATGCTGAGCAATTTCAGTTCTCTGACATGGATCAGTTTCAGCCAAATTCTATTGAAGACCATTCTAAAG ATGCAGTATTTCAGGGTCAATGGTATTCCAAGTCGCAAGATGGGAGTCAAATACCGGGTAGCTTCTCAGATAAGCAAAATGTGCAAGAGGAGTTGTATCAGAGAACTTCCAGGAAAGAGGAAGCTTATCCAAATAATTTATGCACTGAGAGATCACCGATCGGTCAACCTGTTGGTAATGGAGCAGTTGCCACCAATAACGCAAGCAGCTCCATCTGCAGATTTAATCACCTTCCTCGTGAACGACAGTATTTCAATCAGCAGAAGTGGCTATTGTTTTTGACTCATGCACGTGGATGTTCTGCTCCTGAAGGGAAATGTGCAGAGAAGAATTGCATAAAAGCTCAAAAACTTGTGAAGCATATGGAACGATGCAGCACCTTTGAGTGTCAATATCCTCGTTGCCCTGCAACAAGAGACTTAATTAATCACTATAGACGTTGCAGAGATCTAAACTGTCCTGTTTGCATTCCTGTCAGGAAATTTGTACGGGCACAACAGAAAGTTGCTCGTCCTGGCTGCAATTCTGATATGCCATCTTCTGCTAATGGTACTTGTAGATCCTATGGTACCGGTGAGATTGCTTCCAGGTTGACTGCCAAGCAGGGTTCAGTGCCAGTTCAAACAGAAGATTTACAGTATTCAGTTAAGCGCCCGAAGATTGAGCAACCTTCTCAATCTCTTATCGTGGAAACTGAAAATTGTTTTATGTCAGTTACCGCCAGTGAGTCTCACGTTACCCAAAATGCCCAGCCCATTGAACAGCATGGCAATGCTGTGGCAATGAAATCTGAAGTCACTGACGCAATGATGGAAATTCCTGCTAAGGCTGTGCTAGTCAGTCCCAGGAGTATTGACATACGAAATGACAATTTGGATGGTTCCTGCATTCGGAAGTCTGATGGTGATTCTGTTGTATCAAGTAATGCAGCTTGTCTTGTGAAACAGGAAAATGTTAAGACTGAAATGGACATTGTTCAGCCTAAACAGGAAAATATGTCAGCACCCTCTGAAAGCACCAGTGGATCTAAGTCTGGGAAGCCTACAATAAAGGGTGTATCAATGACTGAATTATTCACCCCAGAGCAAGTCCGAGAACACATTATTGGTCTGAGGCGATGGGTTGGCCAG ACCAAAGCAAAAGCAGAAAAAAATCAAGCAATGGAACATTCCATGAGTGAAAATTCATGTCAATTATGTGCAGTTGAGAAGCTAAATTTTGAACCTCCACCTATATATTGTACTCCTTGTGGTGCTCGTATTAAACGAAATGCAATGTATTATACCATTGGAACTGGTGATACTAGACACTACTTTTGCATTCCATGCTATAATGAGGCTCGTGGAGACACCATTAATGTTGATGGGACCACTATCCCGAAGGCGAGgatggagaaaaagaaaaacgaCGAGGAGACTGAAGaatgg TGGGTTCAATGTGATAAGTGTGAAGCTTGGCAACATCAGATTTGTGCATTGTTCAATGGTAGGAGGAATGATGGTGGTCAAGCCGAGTATACCTGTCCCAATTGCTATATTATAGAGGTTGAAAGAGGTGAGCGTAAGCCCTTACCACAGAGTGCTGTTCTTGGAGCCAAAGATCTGCCTCGCACATGTCTCAGTGATCATATTGAGGTTCGATTAGATAGGGTTTTGAAGGATGATAGACAAAAAAGAGCAGAACGTGAAGGAAAAAGTTATGATGAG GTTCCCGGTGCTGAAGGGCTTGTTGTAAGAGTTGTGTCATCAGTAGACAAAAAGTTAGAAGTGAAATCAAGGTTTCTTGAGGTCTTTCAAGAAGAGAACTATCCGCTGGAGTTCCCATATAAATCAAAG GTGTTATTGTTATTTCAGAAAATTGAGGGTGTAGAAGTGTGCCTCTTTGGCATGTATGTTCAGGAATTCGGATCTGAATGCGCACAACCAAATCATCGTCGTGTTTATCTCTCGTATCTAGATTCTGTCAAATATTTCAGGCCTGAGATCAAAGCTGCATCTGGCGAGGCTCTTCGCACTTATGTGTACCATGAAATTTTG ATTGGATATTTAGAATATTGCAAAAAGCGTGGTTTCTCAAGTTGCTATATATGGGCTTGTCCTCCACTGAAGGGTGaagattatatattatattgccACCCAGAAATCcagaaaaccccaaaatctgACAAACTCAGAGAGTG GTATTTATCAATGTTAAGAAAAGCTGTGAAGGAAAAGATTGTTGTGGATCTCACAAATTTATTTGACCATTTCTTCACCACCACAGGCGAATGTAAAGCTAAAATCACTGCAGCTCGCCTGCCCTATTTTGATGGAGACTATTGGCCTGGTGCAGCAGAGGATATGATTTTTCAACTTCAACAAGAAGAAGATGGGAGGAAACATCATAAGAAGGGGGCTATGAAGAAGACCATATCAAAAAGAGCTCTTAAAGCATCTGGTCAATCCGATCTTTCTGGAAATGCAACTAAGGATATACTTCTAATGCACAAA CTTGGTGAAACTATTTCTCCAATGAAGGAAGATTTTATTATGGTCCATTTGCAGCATGCATGTACTCATTGCTGTATTCTGATGGTATCCGGTAATCGTTGGGTATGCAAACAATGCAAGAATTTTCAGCTTTGCGACAA GTGCTATGAAGTTGAGCAAAAACTCGAAGCCAGAGAAAGGCATCCTCTCTATCACAAGGACATTCATATGCTTTATCCA actgaaattgatgatgtaCCTGCTGATACAAAGGATCCAGATGAAATTCTTGAGAGTGAGTTTTTTGATACAAGGCAGGCATTTTTGAGCCTTTGTCAAGGAAACCATTACCAATATGATACCCTGCGGCGTGCTAAACATTCCTCAATGATGGTCCTTTACCACCTTCATAATCCCACTGCACCAGCTTTTGTGACAACTTGCAATATTTGTCATCTTGACATAGAAACAGGTCAAGGTTGGCGGTGTGAAACTTGTCCTGATTATGATGTATGTAATGCTTGCTATCAGAAGGATGGTGGAGTTGATCATCCTCACAAGTTAACTCATCACCCATCCATTGCTGAGCGTGATGCTCAGAATAAAGAAGCTAGACAACAACGAGTTCTGCAG CTTAGGAAGATGCTTGACCTCTTGGTGCACGCATCTCAGTGCCGCTCTTCCCATTGTCAATATCCAAACTGTCGGAAAGTTAAGGGGCTTTTCCGCCATGGTATACAGTGCAAAGTACGTGCTTCAGGAGGTTGTGTTCTCTGTAAGAAAATGTGGtaccttcttcaactccatGCCCGTGCTTGCAAAGTATCCGAGTGTCATGTGCCGCGATGCAG AGATTTGAAAGAACATCTTCGGAGGCTGCAACAGCAAGCTGATTCTCGGCGGCGGGCTGCTGTTATGGAGATGATGAGACAGCGTGCTGCAGAGGTTGCCAACAGTGCTGGGTGA
- the LOC107002595 gene encoding histone acetyltransferase HAC1-like isoform X3, protein MQRQQSHEKPPKKVMDIVKRLEEGLFKSASSKEEYLNQATLENRLHVLIKSLRMNNQNQRFPRVNSSGSIGTMIPTPGMTQSANSALIGTSSVDSSMAAGSTIASSAGSFLPMANVSSSGCLTNGYQQPTSNFLVSSGGNNLVPSMSGQRMTSQMIPTPGFNASGGANLNSNTNAQSSLNLDSTNSIAALPSVDSMNVSQPLQQKQHVAAQNSRILHTVGSHVGGGIRSGFQNRSYGQSTGPLNGGGLGMIGNNLHLVNGSASEGYISATTYGNSPKSLPQHFDQQHQPLMQGDRYGISHADTSGSGNLCLPVSSVGMVMNNQKPGAVALQSISRTNSPLITNQSNLTASGQMPNVKVQPADQSTKMNYQSQHSLGDNHLSSYQHQHSQQPPQQFQEQHQLVQPQLQQKLQNQQHQTLSRSNAFAQAQLPSDIGIQVKSEHGNHDEAQHSRVNAEQFQFSDMDQFQPNSIEDHSKDAVFQGQWYSKSQDGSQIPGSFSDKQNVQEELYQRTSRKEEAYPNNLCTERSPIGQPVGNGAVATNNASSSICRFNHLPRERQYFNQQKWLLFLTHARGCSAPEGKCAEKNCIKAQKLVKHMERCSTFECQYPRCPATRDLINHYRRCRDLNCPVCIPVRKFVRAQQKVARPGCNSDMPSSANGTCRSYGTGEIASRLTAKQGSVPVQTEDLQYSVKRPKIEQPSQSLIVETENCFMSVTASESHVTQNAQPIEQHGNAVAMKSEVTDAMMEIPAKAVLVSPRSIDIRNDNLDGSCIRKSDGDSVVSSNAACLVKQENVKTEMDIVQPKQENMSAPSESTSGSKSGKPTIKGVSMTELFTPEQVREHIIGLRRWVGQTKAKAEKNQAMEHSMSENSCQLCAVEKLNFEPPPIYCTPCGARIKRNAMYYTIGTGDTRHYFCIPCYNEARGDTINVDGTTIPKARMEKKKNDEETEEWWVQCDKCEAWQHQICALFNGRRNDGGQAEYTCPNCYIIEVERGERKPLPQSAVLGAKDLPRTCLSDHIEVRLDRVLKDDRQKRAEREGKSYDEVPGAEGLVVRVVSSVDKKLEVKSRFLEVFQEENYPLEFPYKSKVLLLFQKIEGVEVCLFGMYVQEFGSECAQPNHRRVYLSYLDSVKYFRPEIKAASGEALRTYVYHEILIGYLEYCKKRGFSSCYIWACPPLKGEDYILYCHPEIQKTPKSDKLREWYLSMLRKAVKEKIVVDLTNLFDHFFTTTGECKAKITAARLPYFDGDYWPGAAEDMIFQLQQEEDGRKHHKKGAMKKTISKRALKASGQSDLSGNATKDILLMHKLGETISPMKEDFIMVHLQHACTHCCILMVSGNRWVCKQCKNFQLCDKCYEVEQKLEARERHPLYHKDIHMLYPTEIDDVPADTKDPDEILESEFFDTRQAFLSLCQGNHYQYDTLRRAKHSSMMVLYHLHNPTAPAFVTTCNICHLDIETGQGWRCETCPDYDVCNACYQKDGGVDHPHKLTHHPSIAERDAQNKEARQQRVLQLRKMLDLLVHASQCRSSHCQYPNCRKVKGLFRHGIQCKVRASGGCVLCKKMWYLLQLHARACKVSECHVPRCRDLKEHLRRLQQQADSRRRAAVMEMMRQRAAEVANSAG, encoded by the exons ATGCAGCGGCAGCAATCCCATGAGAAACCTCCAAAGAAGGTTATGGATATAGTTAAACGCTTGGAGGAGGGCTTGTTTAAAAGTGCTTCATCAAAG GAAGAGTATTTGAATCAAGCAACTTTGGAGAACCGGTTACATGTCCTGATTAAAAGCCTCCGGATGAACAACCAGAACCAGCGATTCCCTCGTGTTAATTCTTCTGGCTCCATTGGTACAATGATACCAACACCAGGCATGACACAAAGTGCGAATTCAGCCCTGATTGGAACATCATCTGTTGACAGTTCCATGGCTGCTGGCAGTACCATTGCATCCTCTGCGGGAAGCTTCTTGCCAATGGCTAATGTGTCTTCCAGTG GGTGTTTGACAAATGGATATCAACAGCCAACTTCCAATTTCTTGGTCAGTTCGGGTGGGAATAATTTGGTACCATCAATGAGTGGGCAAAGAATGACAAGCCAAATGATCCCCACTCCAGGGTTTAATGCCAGTGGTGGTGCTAATTTGAATAGCAACACTAACGCACAGTCTTCCCTGAATTTGGACTCAACCAATAGTATTGCTGCACTTCCTAGTGTTGATTCCATGAATGTTTCACAGCCTCTGCAACAAAAGCAGCATGTTGCTGCTCAAAACAGCCGTATACTCCATACAGTTGGCAGCCATGTGGGTGGTGGAATCAGGTCAGGATTTCAGAATAGATCCTATGGACAGTCAACTGGGCCTCTTAATGGAGGGGGACTTGGAATGATTGGAAACAATTTGCACTTGGTGAATGGTTCAGCATCTGAGGGCTATATATCAGCAACCACGTATGGGAACTCCCCAAAGTCATTGCCGCAGCACTTTGATCAACAGCATCAACCATTAATGCAAG GTGATAGATATGGTATCAGTCATGCAGATACTTCGGGGTCTGGAAACTTATGTCTTCCTGTTTCTTCTGTGGGAATGGTCATGAATAATCAAAAACCGGGTGCTGTAGCCTTACAGTCCATCTCCAGAACAAACTCTCCGTTGATTACCAATCAGTCAAACTTGACTGCCTCTGGGCAAATGCCAAATGTAAAGGTTCAACCAGCTGATCAGTCAACGAAAATGAACTATCAGTCCCAGCATTCACTGGGTGATAACCATTTATCTTCCTATcagcatcaacattctcaacagCCACCTCAGCAGTTCCAGGAGCAACATCAACTTGTTCAACCTCAACTCCAACAGAAGCTGCAAAATCAGCAGCACCAAACTTTGTCAAGGAGCAATGCTTTTGCTCAAGCTCAGCTTCCTTCTGATATTGGTATTCAGGTAAAGTCTGAGCATGGAAATCATGATGAAGCTCAACATTCCCGGGTCAATGCTGAGCAATTTCAGTTCTCTGACATGGATCAGTTTCAGCCAAATTCTATTGAAGACCATTCTAAAG ATGCAGTATTTCAGGGTCAATGGTATTCCAAGTCGCAAGATGGGAGTCAAATACCGGGTAGCTTCTCAGATAAGCAAAATGTGCAAGAGGAGTTGTATCAGAGAACTTCCAGGAAAGAGGAAGCTTATCCAAATAATTTATGCACTGAGAGATCACCGATCGGTCAACCTGTTGGTAATGGAGCAGTTGCCACCAATAACGCAAGCAGCTCCATCTGCAGATTTAATCACCTTCCTCGTGAACGACAGTATTTCAATCAGCAGAAGTGGCTATTGTTTTTGACTCATGCACGTGGATGTTCTGCTCCTGAAGGGAAATGTGCAGAGAAGAATTGCATAAAAGCTCAAAAACTTGTGAAGCATATGGAACGATGCAGCACCTTTGAGTGTCAATATCCTCGTTGCCCTGCAACAAGAGACTTAATTAATCACTATAGACGTTGCAGAGATCTAAACTGTCCTGTTTGCATTCCTGTCAGGAAATTTGTACGGGCACAACAGAAAGTTGCTCGTCCTGGCTGCAATTCTGATATGCCATCTTCTGCTAATGGTACTTGTAGATCCTATGGTACCGGTGAGATTGCTTCCAGGTTGACTGCCAAGCAGGGTTCAGTGCCAGTTCAAACAGAAGATTTACAGTATTCAGTTAAGCGCCCGAAGATTGAGCAACCTTCTCAATCTCTTATCGTGGAAACTGAAAATTGTTTTATGTCAGTTACCGCCAGTGAGTCTCACGTTACCCAAAATGCCCAGCCCATTGAACAGCATGGCAATGCTGTGGCAATGAAATCTGAAGTCACTGACGCAATGATGGAAATTCCTGCTAAGGCTGTGCTAGTCAGTCCCAGGAGTATTGACATACGAAATGACAATTTGGATGGTTCCTGCATTCGGAAGTCTGATGGTGATTCTGTTGTATCAAGTAATGCAGCTTGTCTTGTGAAACAGGAAAATGTTAAGACTGAAATGGACATTGTTCAGCCTAAACAGGAAAATATGTCAGCACCCTCTGAAAGCACCAGTGGATCTAAGTCTGGGAAGCCTACAATAAAGGGTGTATCAATGACTGAATTATTCACCCCAGAGCAAGTCCGAGAACACATTATTGGTCTGAGGCGATGGGTTGGCCAG ACCAAAGCAAAAGCAGAAAAAAATCAAGCAATGGAACATTCCATGAGTGAAAATTCATGTCAATTATGTGCAGTTGAGAAGCTAAATTTTGAACCTCCACCTATATATTGTACTCCTTGTGGTGCTCGTATTAAACGAAATGCAATGTATTATACCATTGGAACTGGTGATACTAGACACTACTTTTGCATTCCATGCTATAATGAGGCTCGTGGAGACACCATTAATGTTGATGGGACCACTATCCCGAAGGCGAGgatggagaaaaagaaaaacgaCGAGGAGACTGAAGaatgg TGGGTTCAATGTGATAAGTGTGAAGCTTGGCAACATCAGATTTGTGCATTGTTCAATGGTAGGAGGAATGATGGTGGTCAAGCCGAGTATACCTGTCCCAATTGCTATATTATAGAGGTTGAAAGAGGTGAGCGTAAGCCCTTACCACAGAGTGCTGTTCTTGGAGCCAAAGATCTGCCTCGCACATGTCTCAGTGATCATATTGAGGTTCGATTAGATAGGGTTTTGAAGGATGATAGACAAAAAAGAGCAGAACGTGAAGGAAAAAGTTATGATGAG GTTCCCGGTGCTGAAGGGCTTGTTGTAAGAGTTGTGTCATCAGTAGACAAAAAGTTAGAAGTGAAATCAAGGTTTCTTGAGGTCTTTCAAGAAGAGAACTATCCGCTGGAGTTCCCATATAAATCAAAG GTGTTATTGTTATTTCAGAAAATTGAGGGTGTAGAAGTGTGCCTCTTTGGCATGTATGTTCAGGAATTCGGATCTGAATGCGCACAACCAAATCATCGTCGTGTTTATCTCTCGTATCTAGATTCTGTCAAATATTTCAGGCCTGAGATCAAAGCTGCATCTGGCGAGGCTCTTCGCACTTATGTGTACCATGAAATTTTG ATTGGATATTTAGAATATTGCAAAAAGCGTGGTTTCTCAAGTTGCTATATATGGGCTTGTCCTCCACTGAAGGGTGaagattatatattatattgccACCCAGAAATCcagaaaaccccaaaatctgACAAACTCAGAGAGTG GTATTTATCAATGTTAAGAAAAGCTGTGAAGGAAAAGATTGTTGTGGATCTCACAAATTTATTTGACCATTTCTTCACCACCACAGGCGAATGTAAAGCTAAAATCACTGCAGCTCGCCTGCCCTATTTTGATGGAGACTATTGGCCTGGTGCAGCAGAGGATATGATTTTTCAACTTCAACAAGAAGAAGATGGGAGGAAACATCATAAGAAGGGGGCTATGAAGAAGACCATATCAAAAAGAGCTCTTAAAGCATCTGGTCAATCCGATCTTTCTGGAAATGCAACTAAGGATATACTTCTAATGCACAAA CTTGGTGAAACTATTTCTCCAATGAAGGAAGATTTTATTATGGTCCATTTGCAGCATGCATGTACTCATTGCTGTATTCTGATGGTATCCGGTAATCGTTGGGTATGCAAACAATGCAAGAATTTTCAGCTTTGCGACAA GTGCTATGAAGTTGAGCAAAAACTCGAAGCCAGAGAAAGGCATCCTCTCTATCACAAGGACATTCATATGCTTTATCCA actgaaattgatgatgtaCCTGCTGATACAAAGGATCCAGATGAAATTCTTGAGAGTGAGTTTTTTGATACAAGGCAGGCATTTTTGAGCCTTTGTCAAGGAAACCATTACCAATATGATACCCTGCGGCGTGCTAAACATTCCTCAATGATGGTCCTTTACCACCTTCATAATCCCACTGCACCAGCTTTTGTGACAACTTGCAATATTTGTCATCTTGACATAGAAACAGGTCAAGGTTGGCGGTGTGAAACTTGTCCTGATTATGATGTATGTAATGCTTGCTATCAGAAGGATGGTGGAGTTGATCATCCTCACAAGTTAACTCATCACCCATCCATTGCTGAGCGTGATGCTCAGAATAAAGAAGCTAGACAACAACGAGTTCTGCAG CTTAGGAAGATGCTTGACCTCTTGGTGCACGCATCTCAGTGCCGCTCTTCCCATTGTCAATATCCAAACTGTCGGAAAGTTAAGGGGCTTTTCCGCCATGGTATACAGTGCAAAGTACGTGCTTCAGGAGGTTGTGTTCTCTGTAAGAAAATGTGGtaccttcttcaactccatGCCCGTGCTTGCAAAGTATCCGAGTGTCATGTGCCGCGATGCAG AGATTTGAAAGAACATCTTCGGAGGCTGCAACAGCAAGCTGATTCTCGGCGGCGGGCTGCTGTTATGGAGATGATGAGACAGCGTGCTGCAGAGGTTGCCAACAGTGCTGGGTGA